A genomic window from Candidatus Thiocaldithrix dubininis includes:
- the rpmJ gene encoding 50S ribosomal protein L36, protein MKVRASVKKLCRNCRVIRRNGVVRIICSDPRHKQRQG, encoded by the coding sequence ATGAAGGTTAGAGCTTCAGTGAAAAAATTGTGCCGTAACTGTCGTGTTATTCGCAGAAACGGTGTAGTACGTATTATCTGTTCTGATCCACGTCATAAACAACGTCAAGGCTAA